From Agromyces sp. SYSU T00194, a single genomic window includes:
- a CDS encoding DNA polymerase III subunit delta': MSVWSELTGQDAAIDVFRSAAGAAPATADGMTHAWLITGPPGSGRSNLALAFASALLSGDADGDPGVVAQVDARSHPDLHVVATQGVIISIDTLRTVVERSHYSPSVAPYRVVVIEDADRMSERSSNVLLKELEEPPPRTVWILCAPSEADLLPTIRSRVRTVRLRVPSIDDVAALLVRRDGVDPALAERCAREAQSHIGMALRLATSAEARARREETLRSALGIRSTRDAVLGAARMLEIAGDDAKAITAERDAEEREHALRSLGVAPGQAVPAALRSQIRALEEDQKRRATRSLRDGIDRILVDLCSLYRDVLLLQVGADVDLVNVELRSELEEAAAAASPATTLATLDAIAGARERIDGNVAPALALESMLVSAVRGRSGAVR; encoded by the coding sequence GTGAGCGTGTGGAGCGAGCTGACCGGGCAGGATGCGGCCATCGACGTGTTCCGGTCCGCGGCCGGTGCGGCGCCCGCCACCGCCGACGGCATGACGCATGCCTGGCTGATCACCGGGCCGCCGGGCTCCGGGCGCTCCAACCTCGCCCTCGCGTTCGCATCGGCACTGCTCTCCGGTGACGCCGACGGCGACCCGGGCGTCGTCGCCCAGGTGGACGCGCGCTCCCACCCCGACCTGCACGTCGTGGCGACGCAGGGCGTGATCATCTCGATCGACACCCTCCGCACCGTCGTCGAGCGCTCCCACTACTCGCCGTCGGTCGCCCCGTACCGCGTGGTCGTGATCGAGGACGCCGACCGCATGAGCGAGCGCTCCTCCAACGTGCTCCTCAAGGAGCTCGAGGAGCCGCCGCCGCGCACGGTCTGGATCCTCTGCGCGCCGAGCGAGGCCGACCTGCTGCCCACCATCCGCTCCCGGGTGCGCACCGTGCGCCTGCGGGTGCCGAGCATCGACGACGTGGCCGCGCTCCTCGTGCGCCGCGACGGCGTCGACCCCGCGCTCGCCGAGCGCTGCGCGCGGGAGGCGCAGAGCCACATCGGCATGGCGCTCCGCCTCGCGACGAGTGCCGAGGCGCGCGCCCGCCGCGAGGAGACCCTGCGCTCGGCACTCGGCATCCGCTCGACGCGCGACGCCGTGCTCGGCGCCGCCCGCATGCTCGAGATCGCGGGCGACGACGCGAAGGCCATCACCGCCGAGCGCGACGCCGAGGAGCGCGAGCACGCGCTGCGCTCGCTGGGCGTCGCACCGGGGCAGGCGGTGCCGGCCGCGCTGCGCTCCCAGATCCGGGCACTGGAGGAGGACCAGAAGCGCCGCGCCACCCGCAGCCTGCGCGATGGCATCGACCGCATCCTCGTCGACCTCTGCTCCCTGTACCGCGACGTCCTGCTGCTGCAGGTCGGTGCCGACGTCGACCTCGTGAACGTCGAGCTGCGATCCGAGCTCGAGGAGGCGGCCGCCGCGGCGAGCCCCGCGACCACGCTCGCGACCCTCGACGCGATCGCCGGGGCCCGCGAGCGCATCGACGGCAACGTCGCACCCGCGCTCGCGCTCGAGTCGATGCTCGTGTCGGCCGTGCGCGGTCGCTCCGGGGCGGTGCGGTGA
- a CDS encoding LamG-like jellyroll fold domain-containing protein has translation MTQRTSNSAFLTVIDTAPLENVGWTARVLSERDFTSPIAEIHRYVGLGFTSDGNAEGGGRVQLAYDDRVFTDPLPSGETASIVEQEALWQILEDGQVRFEFLAEDIAEDILLPNDGGRITQIAGRGTGLVLEWAKVLPEGMPNPTSTERVFSMHPMAAWHALFLEAQADGYLTWVTPLFNAAEDSAGNPWGAVQELTVSSGTSLLTLLIRWAEANDLTWKMLPGFKLFVQQGGGNHREAEVVFTQHRAQAEHKRSISRREIANTVYVDSGDHGIAIASSSDSQTKWRKRATWVSAGEASDDASRSIVAGANLELVRNQKSSRTVKVPADRAGRKPFDNFDVHDWITIELEDGASESGSNRVVAISLNIGDSLVPEVELTLQSRVEARALRLQRALDRLGAESTPSQSSTPIPVSKFIPTFELGELDDVDLTGLADGDGIFFDQASGLFKPGSGGATGLYVGVNAQTGTTYTPVLSDIGKMVTLDNAAEVVVTLPADAVTAFPVGARVDFTLLSEGGGSFLAGAGADADGTPSTTFRDQYSTAHVVKIAADTWIVGGDLGGATDPGGDTYYDEVMADSPAFYYPLDDVSTPTDATGNTTAAIDTGALGAAGIGDGATSWQGASGGGRDGGIHVDTSGLANPTAYTFEAIAIRDDATKQYAVLAWEGVMLIRVTAAGLLSVFTGNSWADQIGSSYAIPSSLGIHHYAVTWDGTTARVYLDGAEVASEAVAAGAMTPSLTHFGIGSRDSTSDNDWDGRIAGVAYHTTALSAARILAHAEAAGVA, from the coding sequence ATGACGCAGCGCACCTCCAACAGCGCGTTCCTCACGGTGATCGACACGGCACCGCTCGAGAACGTCGGCTGGACTGCGAGGGTCCTCTCCGAGCGTGACTTCACGTCACCGATCGCGGAGATCCACCGGTACGTCGGTCTGGGGTTCACCTCCGATGGCAACGCCGAAGGCGGCGGCCGGGTGCAGCTCGCCTACGACGACCGGGTCTTCACCGACCCCCTCCCGTCCGGCGAGACGGCGTCGATCGTCGAGCAAGAGGCACTGTGGCAGATCCTCGAAGACGGTCAGGTTCGGTTCGAGTTCCTCGCCGAGGACATCGCCGAGGACATCCTGCTACCCAACGATGGCGGCCGCATCACGCAGATCGCCGGCCGTGGGACTGGTCTCGTGCTCGAGTGGGCGAAGGTGCTCCCGGAGGGGATGCCGAACCCGACGTCGACGGAGCGTGTCTTCTCGATGCACCCGATGGCGGCCTGGCACGCACTGTTCCTCGAGGCGCAGGCGGACGGCTACCTGACGTGGGTCACGCCACTGTTCAACGCCGCCGAGGACTCCGCCGGCAACCCGTGGGGGGCAGTGCAGGAACTCACCGTCTCGTCGGGCACGTCGCTGCTGACACTGCTCATCCGGTGGGCTGAGGCGAACGACCTGACGTGGAAGATGCTCCCCGGGTTCAAGCTGTTCGTGCAGCAGGGCGGCGGGAACCACCGCGAGGCGGAGGTCGTGTTCACCCAGCACCGCGCACAGGCCGAGCACAAGCGCTCCATATCGCGGCGCGAGATCGCGAACACGGTCTACGTCGACAGCGGTGACCACGGAATCGCCATCGCGTCGTCGTCGGACTCGCAGACGAAGTGGCGGAAGCGCGCGACGTGGGTATCCGCCGGCGAGGCGTCGGACGACGCGTCGCGCTCCATCGTCGCCGGCGCGAACCTCGAGCTCGTCCGGAATCAGAAGTCGTCGCGCACGGTGAAGGTCCCGGCGGATCGTGCCGGTCGGAAGCCGTTCGACAACTTCGACGTGCACGACTGGATCACCATCGAACTCGAGGACGGTGCTTCGGAGTCCGGATCGAACCGGGTGGTCGCGATCTCGCTCAACATCGGCGACAGTCTCGTGCCCGAGGTCGAGTTGACGTTGCAGTCCCGTGTTGAGGCGCGCGCGCTCCGGTTGCAGCGCGCCCTCGATCGGTTGGGCGCCGAGTCCACGCCGAGCCAGTCGAGCACCCCGATCCCGGTGTCGAAGTTCATCCCCACGTTCGAGCTCGGGGAACTCGACGACGTCGACCTGACCGGCCTCGCCGACGGCGACGGCATCTTCTTCGACCAGGCGAGCGGCCTGTTCAAGCCCGGCAGCGGCGGCGCGACCGGCCTCTACGTTGGGGTGAACGCACAGACCGGGACCACGTACACGCCCGTGCTTTCGGACATCGGTAAGATGGTCACCCTCGACAACGCCGCAGAGGTCGTCGTCACGCTCCCCGCGGATGCCGTAACAGCATTCCCGGTTGGCGCCCGCGTCGACTTCACGCTTCTCAGCGAGGGCGGCGGGTCGTTCCTCGCCGGCGCGGGCGCGGACGCTGACGGCACACCGTCGACGACGTTCCGCGACCAGTACAGCACGGCGCACGTGGTGAAGATCGCGGCCGACACGTGGATCGTCGGCGGCGATCTGGGAGGTGCCACTGACCCGGGCGGCGACACGTACTACGACGAGGTCATGGCCGACTCGCCCGCGTTCTACTACCCGCTTGACGACGTGTCGACGCCGACCGACGCGACGGGCAACACCACGGCCGCGATCGACACCGGGGCGCTCGGGGCGGCCGGAATCGGTGACGGTGCGACGTCCTGGCAGGGCGCGAGCGGTGGCGGCCGCGATGGTGGTATCCACGTCGATACGTCCGGGCTCGCCAACCCGACCGCCTACACGTTCGAGGCGATCGCCATTCGCGACGACGCGACTAAGCAGTACGCCGTCCTGGCGTGGGAAGGCGTCATGCTGATCCGCGTCACTGCCGCTGGCCTGCTCAGCGTGTTCACCGGCAACTCGTGGGCTGACCAGATCGGCTCGAGCTACGCCATCCCCTCATCGCTCGGAATCCACCACTATGCGGTGACGTGGGACGGGACGACCGCTCGTGTCTACCTCGACGGTGCGGAAGTTGCTTCCGAAGCGGTCGCCGCCGGGGCGATGACTCCCAGCCTGACGCACTTCGGTATCGGGTCGCGAGACTCGACGTCTGACAACGACTGGGACGGCCGCATCGCGGGTGTCGCGTACCACACGACCGCACTGTCCGCCGCACGCATCCTCGCCCACGCAGAAGCCGCCGGCGTCGCATAG
- a CDS encoding alpha/beta hydrolase: protein MRGARATGAVALAASVALLLSGCISWPLGTERGTPAPVPEDVPADLADFYAQELEWSRCFDGMQCATAEAPLDWDDPAAGSIELSLVRHTATGEKIGSLLVNPGGPGASGVDFIADTLDYAVGDAVQAAYDVVGFDPRGVGRSTAVECLDADGMDDYLYGLADAERGTDAWIAEARDAQEAFSAACDARSGALLGEIDTGSAARDLDLLRAVLGDDELYYLGYSYGSTLGVTYAGLYPDRIGRMVLDAVLDPKTTDFEITKTQAVGFERALRAYLSSCLTGADCPFDGSVDDAAATVRALLDSVDASPLRAADGRFLGADTLLTAILYPLYDEGSWPFLDAMFEQVMFGGTEFAFLSADAYHGRDEDGNYVDNSNEAFHAIGCADHAGDPDDVDGMRERAAELEELAPVFGTWFSYGDLSCAGWPVPAVDSTEVVTADGAAPILVVGTTNDPATPYEWAVALAEQLDSGVLVTYEGEGHAAYPSRDPCIVAAVEGYLVGGVVPADDTRC from the coding sequence GTGAGGGGCGCTCGCGCGACGGGCGCGGTCGCCCTCGCGGCATCCGTCGCCCTGCTGCTCTCCGGCTGCATCAGCTGGCCCCTCGGCACGGAGCGCGGCACCCCGGCGCCGGTGCCGGAGGACGTCCCCGCCGACCTCGCGGACTTCTATGCGCAGGAGCTCGAGTGGTCGCGCTGCTTCGACGGCATGCAGTGCGCCACCGCCGAGGCGCCGCTCGACTGGGACGACCCCGCCGCGGGCAGCATCGAGCTCTCGCTCGTGCGCCACACCGCGACGGGGGAGAAGATCGGCTCGCTGCTCGTGAACCCCGGCGGCCCCGGGGCGTCCGGCGTCGACTTCATCGCCGACACGCTCGACTACGCGGTCGGCGACGCCGTCCAGGCGGCCTACGACGTCGTCGGGTTCGACCCGCGCGGCGTCGGCCGCTCGACCGCCGTCGAGTGCCTCGACGCCGACGGCATGGACGACTACCTCTACGGCCTCGCCGATGCGGAGCGAGGCACCGACGCGTGGATCGCGGAGGCGCGCGATGCGCAGGAGGCGTTCTCGGCGGCCTGCGATGCGCGCAGCGGCGCGCTGCTCGGCGAGATCGACACGGGGTCCGCCGCCCGCGACCTCGACCTGCTCCGCGCGGTGCTGGGCGACGACGAGCTGTACTACCTCGGGTACTCGTACGGCAGCACCCTGGGCGTCACGTACGCGGGCCTGTACCCCGACCGCATCGGGCGCATGGTGCTCGACGCCGTGCTCGACCCGAAGACGACCGACTTCGAGATCACGAAGACCCAGGCGGTGGGCTTTGAGCGTGCCCTGCGCGCCTACCTCTCCTCCTGCCTGACCGGCGCCGACTGCCCGTTCGACGGCAGCGTGGACGACGCGGCCGCCACGGTGCGCGCGTTGCTCGATTCCGTCGACGCCAGCCCGCTGCGTGCCGCAGACGGGCGCTTCCTCGGCGCCGACACGCTGCTCACGGCGATCCTCTACCCGCTGTACGACGAGGGCTCCTGGCCGTTCCTCGACGCGATGTTCGAGCAGGTCATGTTCGGCGGCACCGAATTCGCCTTCCTCTCCGCCGACGCCTACCACGGCCGCGACGAGGACGGGAACTACGTCGACAACTCGAACGAGGCGTTCCACGCCATCGGCTGCGCCGACCACGCGGGCGACCCCGACGACGTCGACGGCATGCGCGAGCGCGCGGCCGAGCTCGAGGAGCTGGCACCGGTGTTCGGCACCTGGTTCTCGTACGGCGACCTGTCCTGCGCCGGGTGGCCGGTGCCGGCGGTGGACTCCACCGAGGTCGTCACGGCCGACGGGGCCGCCCCGATCCTCGTGGTCGGCACGACGAACGACCCCGCCACGCCCTACGAATGGGCCGTGGCGCTCGCCGAGCAGCTCGACAGCGGCGTGCTCGTCACCTACGAGGGCGAGGGCCACGCCGCGTACCCGTCGCGCGACCCGTGCATCGTGGCGGCGGTCGAGGGGTACCTCGTCGGCGGCGTCGTGCCGGCCGACGACACCCGCTGCTGA
- a CDS encoding phage tail protein, translating into MEVVPDFSGFGRKFNQEMNTAVVPAGTSAGKKAGKGVGGGIIAAAGKFAGPIALAFGGLQIGKAVGNTIADGISQASDLQEAGTAIAQVFGDQAGAIEEFAQAGATAFGENEINVLRAAQSFGVYGKAAGLANEDLTGFTTDLVSLGTDLASFYNTSTDQAVNALAAGLRGESEPLRQYGVLLDDATLKARAMELGIYDGAGALTQQQKVLAAQAEIMAQTADAQGDFERTSGGLANQQRILAAGWDNVVTQIGELFLPIVTQVVTFLASTVVPALAGFFEALNSGDASGFAGVFESIGSVLGPIGAAIGEIAPLFLDLFLNASPLMILFKALQPVLPIIAEALGQLASVIGGALSTVLQTLMPVIVQLVTILSGVFQQVLAAIIPIITLVAEVFAKILVALSPLITAIGELVGVILGLLMPILDALMPIITAVIDLFIAILAPVLELVGVIIDALMPVIQALIDILTGLINFVIGVFTGNWEQAWEGVQQIFNGFVDGVAGIINGLFDILGGIVDFIFNLFAGVGDWLVNAGQSLIQGFIDGITSMIGAVGDAVGGVLDWAAGFFPNSPAERGPFSGQGWRNVASGGAALMDQFTGGFNTADDMLQFGGLNGALAPRVAVPAPIATDDLTVGGTAARAGRDGVTVNIYNPERETPSTSIQKTYSKIAYLGLDDMEAANA; encoded by the coding sequence ATGGAAGTAGTTCCCGACTTCTCCGGGTTCGGTCGGAAGTTCAACCAGGAGATGAACACCGCCGTCGTCCCCGCCGGCACCAGCGCGGGGAAGAAGGCCGGGAAGGGCGTCGGTGGCGGCATCATCGCCGCTGCCGGGAAGTTCGCCGGCCCGATCGCGCTCGCGTTCGGTGGGCTGCAGATCGGGAAGGCCGTCGGGAACACCATCGCCGACGGCATCTCGCAGGCATCCGACCTGCAGGAAGCCGGCACGGCCATCGCGCAGGTGTTCGGTGACCAGGCCGGTGCGATCGAGGAGTTCGCGCAGGCCGGTGCGACGGCGTTCGGTGAGAACGAGATCAACGTTCTCCGGGCGGCGCAGTCGTTCGGCGTGTACGGCAAGGCGGCGGGTCTCGCGAATGAGGACCTGACAGGGTTCACGACCGACCTCGTGAGCCTGGGCACGGACCTCGCGTCGTTCTACAACACCTCAACGGATCAGGCGGTGAACGCCCTCGCCGCCGGCCTGCGCGGCGAGTCGGAGCCGCTGCGTCAGTACGGTGTGCTGCTCGACGACGCCACGTTGAAGGCCCGCGCCATGGAGCTCGGCATCTACGACGGTGCCGGGGCGTTGACGCAGCAGCAAAAGGTCCTCGCCGCGCAGGCCGAGATCATGGCGCAGACCGCCGACGCGCAGGGCGACTTCGAGCGCACGTCGGGCGGGTTGGCGAACCAGCAGCGCATCCTCGCCGCGGGGTGGGACAACGTCGTCACGCAGATCGGTGAACTGTTCCTCCCGATCGTGACGCAGGTCGTGACGTTCCTCGCATCGACCGTCGTGCCCGCGCTGGCGGGGTTCTTCGAGGCGTTGAACTCGGGCGACGCGTCCGGGTTCGCTGGGGTGTTCGAGTCGATCGGTTCCGTGCTCGGGCCCATCGGTGCTGCGATCGGGGAGATCGCCCCCTTGTTCCTCGACCTGTTCCTCAACGCGTCACCGTTGATGATCCTGTTCAAGGCGTTGCAGCCCGTCCTCCCGATCATCGCCGAAGCGCTGGGGCAGCTGGCATCCGTCATCGGTGGCGCCCTGTCCACGGTGTTGCAGACCCTCATGCCGGTCATCGTGCAGCTGGTCACGATCCTGTCCGGCGTGTTCCAGCAGGTGCTCGCGGCGATCATCCCGATCATCACGCTCGTCGCGGAAGTGTTCGCGAAGATCCTCGTCGCCCTGTCACCACTGATCACCGCGATCGGTGAACTCGTCGGCGTGATCCTCGGCCTCCTCATGCCGATCCTCGACGCGCTCATGCCGATCATCACGGCCGTGATCGACCTGTTCATCGCGATCCTCGCCCCCGTCCTCGAGCTCGTCGGTGTCATCATCGACGCGCTCATGCCCGTCATCCAGGCCCTCATCGACATCCTCACCGGCCTGATCAACTTCGTCATCGGCGTGTTCACCGGCAACTGGGAGCAGGCGTGGGAGGGCGTCCAGCAGATCTTCAACGGGTTCGTCGACGGCGTCGCGGGGATCATCAACGGCCTGTTCGACATCCTCGGCGGCATCGTCGACTTCATCTTCAACCTGTTCGCCGGCGTCGGTGACTGGCTGGTGAACGCCGGCCAGTCCCTCATCCAGGGGTTCATCGACGGCATCACGTCGATGATCGGTGCCGTTGGGGATGCGGTCGGTGGGGTGCTCGACTGGGCGGCCGGGTTCTTCCCCAACTCCCCGGCAGAGCGGGGCCCGTTCTCCGGGCAGGGGTGGCGGAACGTCGCGTCCGGTGGGGCGGCGCTGATGGACCAGTTCACGGGCGGGTTCAACACGGCCGACGACATGCTGCAGTTCGGTGGCCTGAACGGGGCGCTGGCGCCGCGCGTCGCAGTCCCCGCGCCGATCGCCACAGACGACCTCACGGTCGGCGGCACCGCTGCCCGTGCGGGGCGCGACGGGGTGACGGTCAACATCTACAACCCGGAGCGGGAGACGCCGTCGACGTCGATCCAGAAGACGTACTCGAAGATCGCGTACCTCGGACTCGACGACATGGAGGCCGCGAATGCCTGA
- a CDS encoding phage tail fiber protein, which translates to MSTVEARNISLRSHFGNDRNTALTVGTFYFALFNGNPEGSGVEPTSTGSYARVAKTNDDTLWGTIGSTDTEVSNGGASGEITWPAATAVWSEAACTHWAIFDNSTGGTLLYSGELADDIVVTGAGDIPRIIGSGLTIVQE; encoded by the coding sequence GTGAGCACCGTCGAAGCTCGGAACATCAGCCTCCGATCCCACTTCGGGAACGACCGGAACACCGCGCTGACGGTCGGGACGTTCTACTTCGCCCTGTTCAACGGCAACCCCGAGGGGAGCGGAGTCGAGCCGACCTCGACGGGCAGCTACGCGCGCGTCGCGAAGACGAACGACGACACCCTGTGGGGCACGATCGGCAGCACCGACACCGAGGTGTCGAACGGTGGCGCGTCCGGTGAGATCACGTGGCCCGCGGCGACCGCGGTCTGGTCCGAAGCCGCATGCACCCACTGGGCCATCTTCGACAACTCGACCGGCGGCACGCTGCTGTACAGCGGAGAGCTCGCGGACGACATCGTCGTCACCGGTGCCGGCGACATCCCCAGGATCATCGGCAGCGGACTCACGATCGTTCAGGAGTAG
- a CDS encoding M23 family metallopeptidase codes for MSIQTFWSKDRWRDWWGSWPQWRKDAGLGPHRGRDIGGHAVGTPIPALKRGEVVINAWSRILGWYVSVRSSDGTGYVGYCHMDRRSPHEVGDPVAFGETVGPLGDTGTSTGPHTHTTWGPNPTSVYEGTTWNPDPLIVAALNATAPAAGGGTPIDNTDIDPMEEEIMTVFTRAGGNKRTQFTNLGVIYPGDYGRDLQDKGYDASGALNHLHGDPVELSKNHYDYLRTVYGRIGNEQRKLQAAASAAANPPADVDAAEFATAVATLVTEDVIEAVSAAIGELDITIDKEAIAKAAADEVGRRLLGLSAE; via the coding sequence GTGAGCATCCAAACGTTCTGGTCGAAGGACCGTTGGCGCGACTGGTGGGGCAGCTGGCCCCAGTGGCGCAAAGACGCCGGGCTGGGCCCGCACCGCGGCCGTGACATCGGGGGGCATGCCGTCGGCACCCCGATCCCAGCGCTCAAGCGCGGCGAGGTCGTCATCAACGCGTGGTCCCGAATCCTTGGCTGGTACGTGTCGGTGCGCTCGAGCGACGGAACCGGGTATGTCGGCTACTGCCACATGGACCGGCGCTCGCCGCACGAGGTGGGTGACCCGGTCGCGTTCGGCGAGACGGTCGGCCCGCTGGGCGACACGGGTACGAGCACGGGGCCGCACACGCACACGACCTGGGGCCCGAACCCGACCTCGGTGTACGAAGGCACCACGTGGAATCCGGACCCGTTGATCGTGGCCGCGCTGAACGCCACGGCGCCCGCCGCCGGCGGAGGCACACCCATCGACAACACCGACATCGACCCCATGGAGGAAGAGATCATGACCGTGTTCACTCGCGCGGGCGGCAACAAGCGCACCCAGTTCACAAACCTCGGGGTCATCTACCCCGGCGACTACGGACGCGACCTGCAGGACAAGGGGTACGACGCGTCGGGCGCGCTCAACCACCTGCACGGCGATCCGGTCGAGCTGTCGAAGAACCACTACGACTACCTGCGCACCGTGTACGGCCGGATCGGCAACGAGCAGCGGAAGTTGCAGGCCGCCGCGTCGGCCGCAGCGAACCCCCCGGCCGACGTCGACGCAGCCGAGTTCGCCACTGCGGTCGCGACCCTCGTCACCGAGGACGTCATCGAGGCAGTCAGCGCCGCGATCGGTGAGCTCGACATCACCATCGACAAGGAGGCCATCGCGAAGGCCGCAGCCGATGAGGTTGGCCGCCGACTGCTCGGCCTCAGCGCAGAGTAG
- the tmk gene encoding dTMP kinase — protein MSGSAPGLFVTLEGGDGSGKSTQAELLADWLRASGREVVRTREPGGTDVGLEIRELVLHHRGDIAPRAEALLYAADRAHHVATLVRPALERGAVVLQDRYLDSSVAYQGAGRVLDADEVRRLSLWATDALLPDLTILLDLDETAARARLDGARTRYDRLEAEGASFHARVRAAYLDLAAAEPDRFLVLDATRPVDEIAAEVRDAVAARLVGGDG, from the coding sequence GTGAGCGGCTCCGCACCGGGCCTGTTCGTCACGCTCGAGGGCGGCGACGGCTCGGGCAAGTCGACGCAGGCGGAACTGCTCGCCGACTGGCTGCGCGCCTCCGGCCGCGAGGTCGTGCGCACGCGCGAGCCCGGCGGCACCGACGTGGGGCTCGAGATCCGCGAGCTCGTGCTGCACCACCGCGGCGACATCGCGCCACGGGCCGAGGCGCTCCTCTATGCCGCCGACCGTGCGCACCACGTCGCCACGCTCGTGCGCCCCGCCCTCGAGCGCGGCGCCGTCGTGCTGCAGGACCGCTACCTCGACTCCTCGGTCGCCTACCAGGGCGCCGGTCGCGTGCTCGATGCCGACGAGGTGCGGCGGCTCTCGCTCTGGGCGACAGACGCGCTCCTGCCCGACCTGACGATCCTGCTCGACCTCGACGAGACCGCGGCGCGGGCGCGCCTGGACGGCGCGCGCACGCGGTACGACCGGCTCGAGGCCGAGGGGGCGTCCTTCCACGCCAGGGTCCGCGCCGCCTACCTGGACCTGGCCGCGGCCGAGCCCGACCGGTTCCTGGTGCTGGATGCCACGCGACCGGTCGACGAGATCGCGGCCGAGGTGCGCGATGCCGTCGCCGCCCGTCTCGTCGGCGGCGACGGGTAG
- a CDS encoding phage major capsid protein, giving the protein MADITRAEVASLIGEEYGPQVIKAATQGSTALAAFPTVNMGTKTSNMPVLATIPTAEWVGDTDNTGVKPTSQATWANKTLVAEEVAVIIPIHENTLDDATEDILAQLAELGGQAIGKTLDQAVFFGTNKPSSWTSLDLLAAAVAATQTVEEVSGDANAADAYGASLQVAGLIADAGFDPTTLIAKRSLAFKLANIRNANGDPVLVDSGLRGFDTFWSRNGAWEPDEATSIVVDPNTVRIGVRQDVTVKLLTEATLTGGINLAEKDMVALRFKARFAYVLGNPATPETGVASYGVGAVTVPSA; this is encoded by the coding sequence ATGGCTGACATCACGCGTGCCGAGGTCGCCTCGCTCATCGGCGAGGAGTACGGCCCCCAGGTCATCAAGGCCGCGACGCAGGGCTCCACGGCCCTCGCCGCGTTCCCGACCGTGAACATGGGAACGAAGACCAGCAACATGCCGGTCCTCGCGACCATCCCGACCGCCGAGTGGGTCGGCGACACCGACAACACCGGCGTCAAGCCGACCTCGCAGGCAACGTGGGCGAACAAGACCCTCGTCGCCGAGGAGGTCGCGGTCATCATCCCGATCCACGAGAACACCCTCGACGACGCGACCGAGGACATCCTCGCGCAGCTCGCCGAGCTCGGTGGTCAGGCGATCGGCAAGACCCTCGACCAGGCGGTGTTCTTCGGAACGAACAAGCCGTCGTCGTGGACCTCGCTCGACCTGCTCGCCGCGGCCGTCGCCGCGACGCAGACGGTCGAGGAGGTCTCGGGTGACGCGAACGCGGCCGACGCGTACGGTGCGTCGCTGCAGGTCGCCGGCCTGATCGCGGACGCCGGGTTCGACCCGACGACCCTGATCGCGAAGCGTTCGCTGGCGTTCAAGCTCGCGAACATCCGCAACGCGAACGGCGACCCGGTCCTCGTGGACTCGGGCCTGCGCGGGTTCGACACCTTCTGGTCGCGGAACGGCGCCTGGGAGCCGGACGAGGCAACCTCGATCGTCGTCGACCCGAACACCGTCCGCATCGGTGTCCGCCAGGACGTCACGGTGAAGCTCCTCACGGAGGCGACCCTGACCGGCGGCATCAACCTCGCGGAGAAGGACATGGTCGCGCTGCGGTTCAAGGCGCGGTTCGCCTACGTCCTCGGCAACCCGGCCACCCCGGAGACCGGTGTCGCGTCGTACGGCGTCGGCGCGGTCACGGTGCCGTCCGCCTGA
- a CDS encoding TetR family transcriptional regulator produces MAHEPTEPGLRERKRRATRRAIQLAALRLARERGFDHVTVEEISRAADISPRTFFNYFPSKTTALTGDLPTLPEEAAAVFAAGGPTGRLVDDLGALFVAVVEEQADDLDVVTLRRDVMQEHPELFESQFAGLMAFEHGLRDLVGRRLEVTDPELAADRAARDDRTMLVAMMTVGVISYAWRSWAEQLDPDRPLETRMGEAFRHVYEVLGETR; encoded by the coding sequence ATGGCGCACGAACCCACCGAGCCCGGCCTCCGCGAGCGGAAGCGTCGCGCCACCCGGCGGGCGATCCAGCTAGCCGCCCTGCGCCTGGCGCGCGAGCGCGGCTTCGACCACGTCACGGTCGAGGAGATCAGCCGCGCCGCCGACATCTCGCCGCGCACGTTCTTCAACTACTTCCCGTCGAAGACGACCGCCCTCACCGGCGACCTGCCCACCCTGCCCGAGGAGGCGGCCGCCGTGTTCGCCGCAGGCGGCCCGACCGGTCGACTCGTCGACGACCTCGGCGCGCTCTTCGTCGCGGTGGTGGAGGAGCAGGCCGACGACCTGGACGTCGTCACCCTGCGGCGCGATGTCATGCAGGAGCATCCGGAGCTGTTCGAGAGCCAGTTCGCGGGGCTCATGGCGTTCGAGCACGGCCTCCGCGACCTCGTGGGTCGGCGCCTCGAGGTCACCGATCCGGAGCTCGCGGCCGACCGGGCGGCGCGCGACGATCGCACCATGCTCGTCGCCATGATGACCGTCGGCGTGATCTCCTACGCCTGGCGCAGCTGGGCCGAGCAACTCGACCCCGATCGCCCGCTGGAGACCCGCATGGGGGAGGCGTTCCGGCACGTGTACGAAGTGCTCGGCGAAACCCGCTAA